The region TCCCTCGTTATCTCGGTCATCGATGCATCCCGGCGTCGGAAGACGACCACCAGCCAATAGCAGAGAAAATAGGCCGCCACAGCCGAAATGAACCCGATGATCGAGCAACCCAGCAGCAGGGATTTGGCGTAGGGCTTGATATACTGCCATTCCAGCCCCTTGAGCGCCAACTCGTTCACCGGCTTGCCCCGCAGGAACCTGCCGAGCTTGTAGCTGACCGCCAGGGCGGGCACCACGGTAAGCGGCGTGTTGACCCAGGCGCCGCTGATGCAACTGAGCTTGTTGAGGCGGAAGATGAAGGCAAGGGCGATGGCCAGGGGGGTGTGGAGGCCGAAGAAGGGGGTGAAGCTGATGAAGACGCCGACGGCAAAACCGGCCGCAATGTGGCCGGGATGGCCGTCCAGGGAGAGGATGGCCTTGAAGCGTTGTATGAGTTTTTCCTTATTGAACATTATTACTCCAAGCGCATGTAACTCTAAAGCCTCCATGTCGCTCTTGTCAACTTTTCCGGCCTTGTGGGGCCAAAATAGTTGACGTACACATTTTTTTCATATTATCCTACTTACCGATAGGTAGATAACCGTAAAGGCGCAGTGCCATGGCACAACAGCATGACATAACCTCTCCGCAGCCGGAGACCCGCGGGCGGTTGCTGCGGGCCGCGCTCGACCTCTTCACCCAGCGCGGCTACAGCGCCACGTCGGTACGCGAGATATGCGCCGCAGCCGGGGTGACCAAGCCGGTGCTCTATTACCATTTCAAGAGCAAGGAAGGGATGTACCGCGCCCTGCTGGAGGAACCCTTTTGCCGCTTCGGGGCCATTCTGGCGACCTTTTCCCATCCGGAAGGAAGTGCTGCCCAGCAGGTGCTGGACCTGTGCGACCGCATATTCACCCTCTTCAGCGAGCATCTCAACGTTGCGCGACTGATGCATGTCATCTATTATGGCCCTCCGCAGGGGGCGCCTTTTTTCGATTTTGAGGTGTTTCACCGCAAGCTGCACGATCTGGTGAAGGAACTGGTTGCCGCCGGCATCCACAAGGGTGAACTGCGCCCGGGCAATGTGGAGGACATGAGCTGGGTACTCATCGGCACCCTCAATGTGGCGCTGGAAGAACAGCTTTGCCAGCGGCGGCCGCGCCTTGACCGGGCCGGGCTCGGGCGGCTCATTCGGCTGGTCGTGCAGGGCTTCGCTGCCATGGGGCACGCGGACGCCAGGCCGGGCGATGAACCGCGGGATGGCGGCCGCGCAGTTTCAGGGGCGGGGACCTGGGGGCCCGGCGCGGCATAACGAAGGCGAGGTGACAAACGGTGGGTAATCTTTTTCTTGTCGTTCTGATGGTGTGCGGCGGCGTGGCGGTTGCGGTACAGCCATCCATCAATGCCCGGCTGGCCCAGAAGGTCGGCAGCTACGAGAGTTCCATGATCTCGTTTGCCGTGGGAACGCTGGCCCTGCTGGCGGTGGTCATGCTCACCGGTCGCGGGACGTGGCGGGGCGTCACCACCGCCGCGTGGTGGGAGCTGACCGGCGGCCTCCTGGGCGCCTTTTTCGTCACCCTGACCATCATCACCGTGCCACGCCTGGGCACGGCGGCGGTCATGGCCGCGATCATCACCGGGCAATTGGCCACCGGGGCGCTTTTGGACCACTTCGGGCTGTTCGGGTTGCGCCACCTGCCGCTTACCCCCCTGCGCTGTCTCGGCGTCGCCCTTTTGGCGGCCGGGGCCGCATTGGTCATCAGGCGCTAAGGCCTTGGCGTTTCCATAATCTGAACCGGGAAAGGAATGGTAGGAACGACATCATGAAGCAGAGCATACTGACGAAATGGCTGCCCAAGTCCATCCTGGCGCTCAAGGGATATACGAAGGGCGATCTTGCGGCCGACACGACCAGCGGCATCACGGTCGGCCTGGTGGCGCTGCCGTTGGCCATGGCCTTCGGCATCTCCTCCGGCGTCACGCCCCAGGCAGGCATCTATACGGCGATCATCGCCGGCTTCCTGATTTCGGCCCTGGGCGGCTCGCGGACCCAGATCGGCGGCCCGACCGGGGCGTTCGTGGTGGTTATTGCCGCCATCATCGCCCGGCATGGCCTTTCGGGCCTGCTGATGGTCACCATGATGGCCGGCATGATCCTGATCTTCCTGGGGCTGACCGGCCTGGGGAATGCGGTCAAATTCATCCCCCGGCCGGTTGTCATCGGTTTCACCAACGGTATCGCCATCCTCATCGCCTCCACCCAGTTCAAGGATTTCCTCGGGCTGCGGGTGGACGCCGCGGTGCCCAGCGAATTCTTGGAGCGGATGGGCTTCATCGCCCAGAACCTGGGCCGGGCGGACTTGGCCGCCATCGTGCTGGCCGTGGCCTCCCTGGCCGTCATCCTGGTCGTGCCGCGTTTTACCCGTCGCATACCGGGCTCGATCGTCGCCCTGGTGGGAGCCACGGCCTGCGTCGCCCTCCTGGACCTCCCCGTGGCGACCATCGGCAGCAAATTCGGCGGCATCCCCACCGGCCTGCCCCACCTGCAGATCCCCGAGTTCCACCGGGAACTGATTATCCCGTTGCTCCCCTCGGCGCTTACCGTGGCGCTCCTGGCGGCCATCGAGAGCCTGCTCTCGGCGGTGGTGGCCGATTCCATGAGCGGCGACCGCCACAACTCCAACGTGGAGCTGGTGGCCCAGGGGGTCGCCAACCTGACGGTGCCGCTGTTCGGCGGCATCCCGGTCACCGGCGCCATCGCCCGCACCGCCACCAACATCCGCTCCGGGGCGCGCTCGCCCCTTTCCGGCATCGTCCACGCCCTGACCCTGCTCTGCATCGTCATGTTCGCCGCGCCGCTGGCCCGCTTCATCCCGCTGTCCACCCTGGCGGCGGTGCTGTTCGTCGTGGCCTACAACATGGGAGAGTGGCGCGAGATACCCATGATCCTCCGCCTCAACCGGAAAGAGATCGCCGTCTGGCTGATCACCTTCCTCCTCACCGTGGTGGCCGACCTGACCATTGCCGTGGAAGTGGGCATGACCCTGGCGGCGCTTCTCTACATCTACCAGGTCTCGAGCACCACCGTGGTGGCGCCCCTGACGGCCGAGGCCATCGAAAAGGCCAAGGCCCACATCGTGCAGGATCACAGCATCCCCCACTACATCAGCATGTTCCACGTGCAGGGGCCGCTTTTGTTCGGCGCGGCGGAAAAACTGGCCCGCATGTCCCATTCGGTGGAGCGCCTGCAACCGATCGTCATCCTGCGGCTGCGCTACATGACCGCCATCGACGCCACCGGCTTGTACGCCATCGAGCAGTTCCACCAGAAGCTCCACGAGTCGGGCAGGGCGCTGATCCTGTGCGGCACGCGGGGCCAGCCCAAGAAGCTGATCTACACCTCGAACCTGCCCCATCTGCTGGGGGCGCGCAATATCCTGCCCAACATCCGGTCGGCCCTCCACCGGGCGGAGGATATCCACGGGCAGTTCGGCGGCATCGGCGAGGAGGCGGCCGCCGGGTTGGCGGAAGCCCCGGTATAGTGAGTGACCAGCGGCCGAGAACGGCCGTCAAGAAAGGAGCGAGAGTATGAAGACTCGATTCGTGACGATCACCCTGATTGCGTTGTGGGGGGCAGTGGTTGCCGGCACCTGCCGGGCCGATGACTATGCCGGCGTTACGTCCCGCAAATTGCTGAGTACCGCCACGGCCAGCAACGGCCAGAAGATCTCCTACCTGGCCACCGACCGGCCGGAGGTCACGGCGATGGTCGTGGAGCTCCAACCCGGCGGCGAGACCGGCTGGCACCTGCACAACGCGCCGGTCTACGCCTACGTGCTGTCCGGTTCCCTGGATGTGGAGATGGCCGATGGCAGGAGCTATGTCTTCAAGCAGGGGGACGCCATCGTGGAGGTGCAGAACCTTGCCCACAACGGCCGGACCGTCGGCAACGGCCCGGCCCGGCTGGTGGTTTTCTATGCCGGCGAGCAGGACCGCCCCAATGTGGTGAAGGTGGAGCGGCCGAAGCGGGGTCTTGAATAGCCGGGGATACCGTCCGGGACCATAAACACAACCCGCACCTGCCTGCCGGGAGGCCCGCTGTCGCTCCCGGTTCAGGCGCGCGCCCTGACGCGCACAAGGCCGGCCCTCCATTGAGGGCCGGCCTTGTACGTGGGGAACGGAACCGGGGCGGATCAGAACTTTATCTGTACCCGCTTTTTGCCGGCGCCCTCATCTTTGACCCAGAGAAGGGTCTTCTTCGAACGGTTGCACCATTCACGGACGTCGTTTTCGAACGTGGAGCAGTCCGCGACGACCTCCAGGATATCGCCCGGTTTCATCTTCGTCGCCAGGATGCTGACCTTCAGGGTCGGCTGCGGGCATTTCATGCCCAGGCAGTCAAGAACTTGTGTAGCCATTGTGAACCTCCCTCTGTGTGATGTTGTACCAAACCCCATTCAAACGGGATGTGTGGATGCGTCTGCGAAGCCGCTCATGGTGGACTCCCTTTCCTTACCGTCCTGAATCCGTGCCGGCCAACCCGCGAACGGCAGCGACGAAGTCGTTCGTCACCTGGGAAAACTTCTCCGCTTCTGCCGCGGAAACGTAATCGAAATAGAAACGCGCCGGATCGACGCCGAGTTGGGGCATCATCCGTTCCAGCAGTTCGGCGCGGCAGAAGGCCCGCAGGTTGCCTTCCTTGTAGTGGCAGTCGCCCGGGTGGCAGGCCAGCACCATCACCCCGTCGGCCCCTTTCTGGAACGTCTCCAGGATCAGGGTCGGTTCGACCCGGCCGGAGCACATGACGCGCACGACCGACACTTCGGCAGGGACCGGCAGCTGGTTCATGCCGGTCTTGTCCGCCCCGGCATAGGAGCACCAGTTGCAGAGGAAGGCCACGATCCTGACCTCGCCCGGGGCGGAGGCGGCCACCATCTCCGCGGCGGGGTGCGGTGCAACGTTCGGCATGGTGCGGCAGCTCATGATAACACCCCCTCGATCTCGGCGCGGAGCATGGCGCGGGAAAAGCCCTGGGCCGTTATGGCGCCCGCCGGACAAACCGCCACGCAGGTCCCGCAGCCCCGGCAGAGAATATCGGAAATATCGGCCGTCTTGGTGGCATCATCCCAGGATATGGCCTTGTAGGGGCAGACCCTGATGCAGCTTTTGCAGCCGGCGCACTGTTCCGCAGCCACGACGGCCACCTGGGGATCGACCGTCAGGTCGCGCCCCTCCACCAGTTCCGAGAGCGCAACGCCGGCCGCCGCGGTACCCGAGGCAAAGGCCTCGCGGATGTCCCCCGGCCCGCGGCAGGTGCCGGCCAGATAGACCCCCTTGAGCGGGCTGAGAAAGGAGCCGGAGAGGGCATGGATGGGGGCGATGAAACCGGCGTCGTCCACCCCGAGTTCCAGGAGGCGGGCCGTTTGCGTGGTCCCCTGGCCGGGAACCGTGGGTCCGCAGAGCACGATCATGTCGGCGGGAACCTCGGCGCCGTTCGACCCGCAGACGATAACGCGGCCGCGGTCCGTTTCGGCCACGGTCAGGTCCCCGAGCCCGCCGTAGCGGACCACCTGGCTGTGGTCATGACTGAAGAGCCGGGCGGCGTTGACCCCGGCAACCACTTGCTCCCTGACGAGACGGGTGACGGTCAGCCCCTCCTGTTTCGCGGCGGCGATATGGGCATATTTCAGGGCCGCCTGGCAGCAGGTGCCGGAACAGTAGGTGACGGCATCATCGAACGAACCCGCGCACTGCACGATGGCGAGGGAGGCGGGGGCGGCACCGTCCCCTTTGACCAGTTCGCCGCCGGAGGGGCCGGTCATGGCCAGCAGCCGCTCGAAGGAGTAGGCGGAGAAGACGTTGTCCTTACCCGCGAAAGCGGGCGGGGCGACCGGCAATTCCTCCGCCCCGGTGGCCACGATGATGGCGCCGGCTTCCACCACACTATCCCGGATTGTGTCGCCGAAGTCAAGGGCGCCCTCCACCGGGCATTCGGCCAGACAGGCACCGCACTCCTGACCGTTTAATTTCAGGCAGCGGGCGGCGTCCACATGGGGCAGGTTGGGGAGCGCGCCGACAAACGGGCCATCCACGGCGGCCAGTTCGCCGCCGCAGTTCCAGGGGTTTTCCCGGCGTTCCGGGCAGACGGCGGCGCAGACCATGCAGCCGATGCAGAGTTCGGGATTCACGTACCGGGGCTGCTGACGCAGGGAGAGCTGCCAATTGCCGAAGCTCCCCTTGACCTCGGTCACCTCCGTCAGGGTGAGGAGTTCGATATGTTCGCTTTCCGGGCCGTGGAGCAATTCGCCCATGCCCGGCTCAAGCAGACAGGGGCCGCATTCCAGGTTGGGGAACAGCTCTTCGAAGCGTACCGGCATGCCGCCGAAGAACGGTTCCTTTTCGATCAGCGTCACCCTGCGGCCGGCCCGGGCCAGGGTCAGGGCGGCCTGGATGCCGGCCGGGCCGGCGCCGATGACTGCCACGTCGGTCCGCACCGGGACGTGGCGTTCCACAAGCGGCTGGTGGTGCCGGACCCGCTTCAGGGCCGCGCCGATGAGACGCGCGGCCTTGCGCGTCGCCTCGCCGGGGTCGGCGGTAACCCAGGCCACCTGCTCGCGGACGTTGATCATCTGGAGGTAGTAGGGGTTGATGCCGGCCGAGGCCAGGAGGCCGCGAAAGGTCCGCTCGTGCTCCCGCGGCGAACAGGCCGCCACCACGACCCGCTCCGGCTGGTGTTCCTTCAGCCAGGCGGCCAGCTTTTCCAGGTTTTCGGCACCGCAGGCCAACTCGTCGGTCGTGACGACCGGCTTGTCCGGGTGCTCGGCCAATTGGGCCTGCACCGCGTCCCAATCGATCTTCTCGCTGATGATGCCGCTACAGGTACAGAGGATGACGGCGGTTCTGGGTTGCTTGTTCATGGCGCCTCCGCGGGTGAGCCCGCATTTTTCCGGGCGAGGATGGAACGGACGGCGGTGCAGGCACGCGGCACGGCTGCTTCAACCTCGGGAGTAAGATCTTCGCTGAATGTGGTCACATCCCTGGCGACCACGGCCACCAGGCTGATGTCCGAGTTGTCGGGAAGCGGCATCCCCATGGCGCGGCCGATGTCGAGCGCCTCGGGAAGGCCGCAGTCGTGGCTGCATGCCGCGTTGTGGGATGCCCCCTGGATACCGCTTACGACCACCTGGCCCGGGGGGAGGCTCTCGTCGAGCAGCGCATCGATGATGATGGCGTTCCGGGTGCCGGACAACTCCTCCAGGAGCAGCAGGCCGCCGGCATGTGCCTCCACGAAACGGACGCCGGGATACCCCTCGCCGGCAAGTTCGCGGACGATCCGGGGGCCGACGCTGTCATCCGTGAGAAACGGCGATCCCAGGCCGATGACCACCATCAAAGGCCCCGGCTGATCCGGTCGAGAATGGTCCCGTCGCCGGAGCGGCGGACCGTGACTTCCAGGGGCGCGGTGCCGATGGCGTGGGTCGCGCAGGAACAGCAGGGATCGTACAGGCGGAACGCCATCTCGACCCGGTTGAGGATGCCGTCGCTGACCACGCCCTTATGGATCAGCCCTTTGGCAGCCTTGGCGATGGACATGCCGATGGGTGCGTTGTTGTTGGTCGTCCCGACCAGCAGGTTGACGCTGGTGAGGATGCCGCGTTCGTCGCAGGTGAAATGGTGCGTCAGGGTCCCCCGGGGGGCCTCCACGGAACCGATGCCGACGCCGGCGCGGCAGGATACGGCCTGCCGCACCTCCGGGTCGCACAGCTCCGGGTGGTCGGCCAGTTCCTGCATCCGTTCCGCCGCAGAGAGCAGCTCGATCAGGCGCGCCCAGTGGGTGGCGAGCCGATGGTGAACCGGGCGATTGCGGCCGCCCGGGCCGTTGCCGCGGCAGCCGAAGGCGTCGAAGAACCGTTCGAACTCGGCCTGGGCGCGGGGGGTCGCCATCCGGTCGGCCACGTTGAGCCGCGCCAGGGGGGTCGCCTGGTAGACGCCGCTCTCGGGGCCGTCCACGAACCCTTTCCAGCCGATGTTCTTCAGGTAGGGGAACTTGACGTAGCTCCAGGGTTCCACATGCTCCGCGACATGGTCCAGGTACTCCTGGGGACGGTAGCGGACAAACTCGTTGCCCGCCGGGTCCACGACCCGGATGGTGCCGTCGTAGAAGTTCGGGGCGTTATGCGCGTCCACGGTGCCCATGGAATAGGTCTGGTGGGCGTAGAGGTCGCCCAGCACCAGGTCGCGGTAGGCCTCGTTGCCCAGGACGATCCGATGGAAGGTTTCCAGGGAAAACTGGGCGAATTCGATGTTCTGCCGGGCGATCTCCCGGGCTTCCCGGGCGATCTCAGGGGTGACCGCCATGCTCCAGCCGCCGGGGAGGGCGCCGCAGAGATGAACGCCCCGGCCGCCCAGCTTCTTGATCAGTTCGTGGTTGCGCGCCCGGCAGGCGATGACCGCCTTGCCCGCATCCAGGCCGACCTTGCGGATCACGCCGAGGATATTGCGCTCTTCCTTGGGGGCGTCGGGTCCCACGATGAAATCGGGGCCGCCGAGGCAGTAGAAATGGGTGGTGTGATCGGTGACGAAAAACGCGCTGTAAATCAGTTCCCTGATCCGGGCCGCCGCGGGGAGGCAGGGGGCTCCGAACAGTTCGTCCAGGGCCTTGGCCGCGGCAATGTGATGGGCTTCGGGACAGACCCCGCAGATGCGGTTGGTGATATTGGGCATCTCCTCGGCCTGGCGGCCGACGCAGAACGACTCGAAGCCGCGCAGCTCGGGAACCTGGAAATAGGCGGAAACCACCTCGCCGGCGTCGTCCAGGAAGATCTCGATCCTGCCGTGCCCTTCCAGGCGGGTGATGGGGTCGATGGTGATGCGTTGGTTCATGGTTCAACCTCCGGGCTACGGTCGGCAACCACGGTCGCTGCCAGGTTGTAGCGGTAAAAGGTGCCGAGCGGATCGGCGACGCCGGCCAGGGCGCTGCGCAGGCGGGCGTGGATGTCGGCCTCCGCCTTGCCGCCGGATTCTCCGGGATCGACCACCGCGGCAAGGGCCGACAGGGCGGCGGCACCGGGGTCGGCGTTCCGGTCGAGGGCACCGTAGCAACCGGTGCAGGGCATGGCGACGGCAGGGCAGAGGGCGCCGCAGCCGCCATGGGTGGCGGTGCCGATGCAGGGGAAACCCTGTTCGGCCAGGCACCAGCCCGCCTCGGGAACCGCCTCAAAGGGGCGTGCCAGGCGGGCGGCCAGGGAGCCGCGCTTCTCGCGGCCGCATTGGTCGCAGACGGCCCGTGCCGTGCAGCCGAGCAGCGTGCCGTTCTCCGGCAGCGGATTACCCGAGGCCACGTGGCGGATGACGGCGACGATCTGTTCCGGTTCGGGGGGGCAGCCCGGCATGGTGTAGTCCACCGTCACGGC is a window of Geobacter sp. FeAm09 DNA encoding:
- a CDS encoding DMT family transporter; translation: MGNLFLVVLMVCGGVAVAVQPSINARLAQKVGSYESSMISFAVGTLALLAVVMLTGRGTWRGVTTAAWWELTGGLLGAFFVTLTIITVPRLGTAAVMAAIITGQLATGALLDHFGLFGLRHLPLTPLRCLGVALLAAGAALVIRR
- a CDS encoding sulfurtransferase TusA family protein, producing MATQVLDCLGMKCPQPTLKVSILATKMKPGDILEVVADCSTFENDVREWCNRSKKTLLWVKDEGAGKKRVQIKF
- a CDS encoding SulP family inorganic anion transporter, which translates into the protein MKQSILTKWLPKSILALKGYTKGDLAADTTSGITVGLVALPLAMAFGISSGVTPQAGIYTAIIAGFLISALGGSRTQIGGPTGAFVVVIAAIIARHGLSGLLMVTMMAGMILIFLGLTGLGNAVKFIPRPVVIGFTNGIAILIASTQFKDFLGLRVDAAVPSEFLERMGFIAQNLGRADLAAIVLAVASLAVILVVPRFTRRIPGSIVALVGATACVALLDLPVATIGSKFGGIPTGLPHLQIPEFHRELIIPLLPSALTVALLAAIESLLSAVVADSMSGDRHNSNVELVAQGVANLTVPLFGGIPVTGAIARTATNIRSGARSPLSGIVHALTLLCIVMFAAPLARFIPLSTLAAVLFVVAYNMGEWREIPMILRLNRKEIAVWLITFLLTVVADLTIAVEVGMTLAALLYIYQVSSTTVVAPLTAEAIEKAKAHIVQDHSIPHYISMFHVQGPLLFGAAEKLARMSHSVERLQPIVILRLRYMTAIDATGLYAIEQFHQKLHESGRALILCGTRGQPKKLIYTSNLPHLLGARNILPNIRSALHRAEDIHGQFGGIGEEAAAGLAEAPV
- a CDS encoding cupin domain-containing protein, whose product is MKTRFVTITLIALWGAVVAGTCRADDYAGVTSRKLLSTATASNGQKISYLATDRPEVTAMVVELQPGGETGWHLHNAPVYAYVLSGSLDVEMADGRSYVFKQGDAIVEVQNLAHNGRTVGNGPARLVVFYAGEQDRPNVVKVERPKRGLE
- a CDS encoding DUF2062 domain-containing protein; this translates as MFNKEKLIQRFKAILSLDGHPGHIAAGFAVGVFISFTPFFGLHTPLAIALAFIFRLNKLSCISGAWVNTPLTVVPALAVSYKLGRFLRGKPVNELALKGLEWQYIKPYAKSLLLGCSIIGFISAVAAYFLCYWLVVVFRRRDASMTEITREMEEVGEDLE
- a CDS encoding hydrogenase iron-sulfur subunit, with amino-acid sequence MSCRTMPNVAPHPAAEMVAASAPGEVRIVAFLCNWCSYAGADKTGMNQLPVPAEVSVVRVMCSGRVEPTLILETFQKGADGVMVLACHPGDCHYKEGNLRAFCRAELLERMMPQLGVDPARFYFDYVSAAEAEKFSQVTNDFVAAVRGLAGTDSGR
- a CDS encoding CoB--CoM heterodisulfide reductase iron-sulfur subunit A family protein — encoded protein: MNKQPRTAVILCTCSGIISEKIDWDAVQAQLAEHPDKPVVTTDELACGAENLEKLAAWLKEHQPERVVVAACSPREHERTFRGLLASAGINPYYLQMINVREQVAWVTADPGEATRKAARLIGAALKRVRHHQPLVERHVPVRTDVAVIGAGPAGIQAALTLARAGRRVTLIEKEPFFGGMPVRFEELFPNLECGPCLLEPGMGELLHGPESEHIELLTLTEVTEVKGSFGNWQLSLRQQPRYVNPELCIGCMVCAAVCPERRENPWNCGGELAAVDGPFVGALPNLPHVDAARCLKLNGQECGACLAECPVEGALDFGDTIRDSVVEAGAIIVATGAEELPVAPPAFAGKDNVFSAYSFERLLAMTGPSGGELVKGDGAAPASLAIVQCAGSFDDAVTYCSGTCCQAALKYAHIAAAKQEGLTVTRLVREQVVAGVNAARLFSHDHSQVVRYGGLGDLTVAETDRGRVIVCGSNGAEVPADMIVLCGPTVPGQGTTQTARLLELGVDDAGFIAPIHALSGSFLSPLKGVYLAGTCRGPGDIREAFASGTAAAGVALSELVEGRDLTVDPQVAVVAAEQCAGCKSCIRVCPYKAISWDDATKTADISDILCRGCGTCVAVCPAGAITAQGFSRAMLRAEIEGVLS
- a CDS encoding TetR/AcrR family transcriptional regulator is translated as MAQQHDITSPQPETRGRLLRAALDLFTQRGYSATSVREICAAAGVTKPVLYYHFKSKEGMYRALLEEPFCRFGAILATFSHPEGSAAQQVLDLCDRIFTLFSEHLNVARLMHVIYYGPPQGAPFFDFEVFHRKLHDLVKELVAAGIHKGELRPGNVEDMSWVLIGTLNVALEEQLCQRRPRLDRAGLGRLIRLVVQGFAAMGHADARPGDEPRDGGRAVSGAGTWGPGAA
- a CDS encoding hydrogenase maturation protease; protein product: MVVIGLGSPFLTDDSVGPRIVRELAGEGYPGVRFVEAHAGGLLLLEELSGTRNAIIIDALLDESLPPGQVVVSGIQGASHNAACSHDCGLPEALDIGRAMGMPLPDNSDISLVAVVARDVTTFSEDLTPEVEAAVPRACTAVRSILARKNAGSPAEAP
- a CDS encoding Ni/Fe hydrogenase subunit alpha, whose amino-acid sequence is MNQRITIDPITRLEGHGRIEIFLDDAGEVVSAYFQVPELRGFESFCVGRQAEEMPNITNRICGVCPEAHHIAAAKALDELFGAPCLPAAARIRELIYSAFFVTDHTTHFYCLGGPDFIVGPDAPKEERNILGVIRKVGLDAGKAVIACRARNHELIKKLGGRGVHLCGALPGGWSMAVTPEIAREAREIARQNIEFAQFSLETFHRIVLGNEAYRDLVLGDLYAHQTYSMGTVDAHNAPNFYDGTIRVVDPAGNEFVRYRPQEYLDHVAEHVEPWSYVKFPYLKNIGWKGFVDGPESGVYQATPLARLNVADRMATPRAQAEFERFFDAFGCRGNGPGGRNRPVHHRLATHWARLIELLSAAERMQELADHPELCDPEVRQAVSCRAGVGIGSVEAPRGTLTHHFTCDERGILTSVNLLVGTTNNNAPIGMSIAKAAKGLIHKGVVSDGILNRVEMAFRLYDPCCSCATHAIGTAPLEVTVRRSGDGTILDRISRGL